CAGGCCAATCCGCTTTCCACCTATCTGCAATGCTAAAACTGCTCAGGCTCTCGGCTACAGTGCAGGGTGGGTTCCGGGATTTAAGTCGccgagggggtgggtggcagagtaccttattaataatctgtgcctATACTTTACTTTATTGATTTAAAATCCAGGCGCGGCAAGTCAGAAAGCGGCGATATAGACGCCCTCGTGACCCACCCATCAGTCGTAGCCGATAGTAAGAAGAAACACAACGAGCAACTGCTCAAGAGCATTGTGGATGCTTTGAGCGGATTGGTTACAGACACTATCTCTATGGGAGACACTAAATTTATGGTATGTGGACTAAATTGTAATTCATTGATACTTTTAAAAATGCCACTGAAGAGTCGACACTAATATATTTTTGCCTTAAAGTAAAAGTTTACTCTGGTTATTTCCTTTCTCTAACGTTTTATGGCATACTCTTCTGAGGTAATCTAATATAAGAAATTAAGTAAATACACGAGCAGGGGCGTAACATGTGTGCACCTGCTTAGACTGTGACTAGAAAATGGACCTTGCTGGTACAATTTCTAAATAATATCGTATAGCAATTACATGCAACCAATTACATATCTAATATGGGATAttatgctttaaaattgacttGCTAGTAAGGAACGTGATCTCGCAATTCCATCTTTTCAGGGCGTATGTCGACTACCAGGACTTCCAGCTCGTCGTCTAGATATCCGACTAGTCCTGCCCACGCAGTACCACTGCGCAGTCCTGTACTTCACGGGTAGCGACGTCTTCAACAAGCAGATGCGTGCACACGCGCTCGAGAAGGGGTTCACGCTCAACGAGTATTCGCTGAGACCGGTCGGAGTCACAGGTACGTACAGACTTCTGTCTCTGTATTGCAAGTGTCCAAACTATGCCAAGGTAACTTAAAATTGACTCATGAAAAGAAGTGAGACATCCAAAAGGTAGGTATACAATCCGAcccgtgaaaataaaattgaggCGAAGGTCTAACCGCGGTTTTCAGATCAAAAACGTCCTTCCGAGACAGGCTAGTTTTATGAGTCAGGCGTTTTTTAGTCGCCATCTGTTATAACGAAGCGGGCAGTGTTTACAAggcgtgttccgatatttgtgagcaccttgcCCGCTCTGTGGTATCTGATGGTGGCTGTAatattgtactattatattcgtCCGACAATGAACGTGTCTTTACTTTTAACATAATAACCATTCCTGTTGTTGCAGGTGTACCCGGTGAACCAGTGCCAGTATCCTCGGAAGAAGACATATTCGATTACATTGACTATCCTTACAAAAAGCCAGAGGATCGTAACATGTAGTAGGTTATCGTGTCGCATGAGGATACGGtagtgaaaatgctaaaatggaaaggagccccccccctttcaacttgggaattttagttaaatatacaagtgttataaactagatttatcgaaaaaaaaattgtccattaagaacaactcagtcaaaagatatttaaaaaaaatctttaaaatcgaggttccgctctctactctttcctccttcaaaacttaatcaatcggaacgaaatttgagaatctgaataacaatgaaataatctatgtcggaccgtttagcttttttggaaatttttgattagctctagtctttaaaaagcagaatatcaaaaaaatcaaaacggtccgacacagataaaaataataacaatctgtgttgaaaaaatcattgctctatcttcgaaaaccagggaggaaatagtcgagcgtttgtatggagaattgacccctaccgtatcgtcttaatatgtTAACCATCCATCTtattacagcttggcaaaaaagagtagaaatcgttttttttaaacatagcaATACTTATTGTTCTtatacaaaagtgactcaatattAGTTACCACATGCataacggtttacatagacggtggcgcccccattattttctacttttttttcaaGCTGTACACCTTGGCCCGTAGTCAAGAGTAGGTACAAACGTTCAGTCGTTCACAATCCTCTCACTATCGCTCCTGTGTATTGGTGCGACTCAAACAGTTGCGTATAGTTCGCACAGCGTGTCAAAGACTGTATTCTTGTCTACGTGCCCCGTATTTTTAGAACCCTTATTTATCTCCTGAGAGGGACAACAATAGAGCAGATGTTCAGCGAAGGAATGGATTACATAACCCCTAAAAGTGACGCCAAAATAAAAGTTTCGAGTATtgcatataaaaatataatatcacaaGGGAAACTAGGACGAGATAACATAATTCaattaacaaagtaattgtCTTACAGCTATTTTcgcataatatttattacataagGAAGTCATAAGGTCGAatcttatattttttaacacatacatacaacatacaatcacgcctgtatcccataaaggggtaggcagaacacatgaaactactaaagcttcagtgccactctcggcaaataaggggttgaaagaaaacgaaactgacattgcagtgacaggttgccagcctctcgcctacgccacaatttaacccatatcccatagtcgccttctacgacacccacgggaagaaagggggtggtgaaattcttaacccgtcaccaaacAGGCgcacatattttttaaatatttatttaattgactAAGGTAACTAATTATATACTTCTTTTTGCAATTTCAGTCAtttcagtgtattttttttaactaaaaaaaGGCAGGAACAATATTACCAATtacttattttacttttatgctTTTTTCTGAAAACAATACCTAATCTCTTCCGCCTGCCAATTAATTTGTCATGTGATTGtttaatgattatttataaaacgatatttaatttaatggaGCAACATGATTCACGAATACTTACACTAAAATGGTTTAATATTACATGTACAGTCTGCAAGTAAACTTTGGCAATAACTGttctattataattattataaatacttgaattcataagtaataattaacaTAACCTAAAATTAAAAGTACAAATATTTATTCACCATACTCGTATTAATATAAGATCACATTATATCATAGTAACCTTTTCTAGACTAGTAATATTTTAGTCTTATTATGTTTGACTTCAAATAGTACTGTTTTCGTTCAAATACAACATAATACACTCTGGCGAACCCACTTTGCCAAAAAGACGCGATATAATTTTCTATGAGAAGGCAACCCTCATAGATTTTTGCAGTATGTCGCCTTTTTCTACTGATGGAATTGGCATGCCAAATTATAATACTTACTTAACGTAAAAGGAATGCCATCATTCATAGTACATATATTTGCTAAATTAATTTTAAGTCTGTATTAGGTATGTTTCGTCTTCTCAATGTACAAAATTGTGTcgtttaagaaaaataaattgatttccGCCTAATTACAATGCTTTCGTTTCAACCCGATATCATGCAAAGTTTTGAACCGTTATAATTATGTGACATTAGTCACCGGGTTTCGATGACAAGAATACCTACTTTATTGACTCAGTATAGCATAAAATCGAGCACCCTCCGAATGCCCGTCGAGCACTGAAGTACGCGCGAACTCTGTTAATAAAGAAAGCCGCATGAAGTTTGAAGCGCGCTCTACCGTTATCACTCCGATTTTACAATATCACACGCAACTTTTGAAAAGCACGTTTACAATATAATGTGCAACGGTTGAAGAGATCACTGGTCATGAGCATGTACTAACGCGTACAGCTGCGAGGTGGGATCGGCGAGAAGTTCCGCAGGCGTGTCGAACTCGAGCAGGCGGCCGCCGCCGAGCACGAGCACGCGCGAGCACTCCAGCACGCCCACCACGCGGTGCGCCACCAGCAGCACGGTGGCGCCGCCGAACGCTGAGCGGATGGTACTGAGGATGAGCCGCTCCGTTTCTTGGTCGAGGTTCGCTGTCGCTTCGTCGATTAGGACGATCTGAAATGGTGAAACATTGTTAATTTTCAATCTAAATTATATGAATTTTTGGCTCCTCAAGGCCTTGCACACGGAACCTAACGTCGTAATATTTTCGcaccaaaattaggtacttatataattttataattagcctcttttgtgtcctTTTTTGTCTTAGAtggtgtatacctaccagtctgctccgacttccggtaccttgggtcattattccaaaatgacggaagcatcgaccgtgacgtgaaaaatagaataaatgcgggatggatgaaatggcgacaggtctcagggacaacatgcgatcgacggatgccccttaaacttaaggggaaaatctataagacgattgtgaggcctgttgtattgtatggatctgaatgctgggcgacaaaggtggaggatgaaaggagagtgcacgtagcggaaatgagaatgtgtGGTTGGATAGAGATGGAtatgtggagtgaccagaatggatcggatcaggaatgagtatattaggggaagtttgaacgttgcgcctataacggaaaagatgagaagtggcaggttggcgtggtacggtcatttaatgaggagggatgagagtcatataggcaaaagaatgttggagatgaatgttgatggatggagagggaggggtaaacccaaacaacgatggatggattgtgtgaaagaggacatgagaaagaaagatgtgagtgttgagatgacgaaagataggggagaatggaagaggaagacatgttgtagcgaccccacataacgtgggataagggtaggaggaagaagaagaagcctcttttgtgtcccactgctgggcaaaggcctcccctcgctttctccactcgaccctgttgttggCATTTGGTAatggtaggtacttatagatttaaaataaatcttagCTCTTCCTAGAAGCGCTTTCGTAACGCAGAACACTCATCTGCACCTGACAACTGCGCTGCAGGTTCGGCCTACCCTCCCCTCGCACGTATTTAGAAAATGTATCTTTGATTGCGCACCGTTCTAGATTCCACCATATTATCTCTCCAAAAATTGTTTACCACTAACCTTAGCTCTTTGTAGAAGCGCTCTCGTAACACACAGCAACTGCGCCACACCTCAAGGTAACTGCGAGGCTGGTGCAGCCAAACCTCCCTTCGCACGCAAGGTCTCTTCAGCTCCGCACCGTTCTAAGGCGCGCCATATTTTGCATTGAAAAAAATCGGCTCAACTAACCTTAGCTCTTTGTAGTAGCGCTCTCGTAACACATAACAACTGGGCTACACCTCTCGACAACTCCGAAGCAGATGCCGTCAGTCCTCCCTTCGCACGCAAGGTTTCTTCAGCCCCGCACCGTTCCAAGGCGCGCCATATTTCGGTGTCAGAGTGCTGGCGGAGCGGGTCGACGTTCTCGCGGACGGTTCCCGTGAAGATGAAGGGCTCTTGCGGGATCATGCCTATCCGGGACCTGAACAAATGGAAAGTTATATAAAATTCTAGATTATATTTTGTAGTGTTACCTGGTTTAATATTATAGGTACATGAGAATTTAAATTGATATAATAGGACTCGAAAATACAACGCCGCGCTTACACCAATACACTATTACTCCCTTTACATGCGCGTGGAGCTACACTGAAACCCGGCCAGACGTCATCTGTTGTCGCGCCAGCTGCAGCAGGTTTGGCTTGTAGTAGCGAGCTCTTGCACGACCTTGTATGGAATTGTACAAACTCCCACTACTCGTTGTACCTGAGCGCGTGCAGCTGTAGTGTATGTACTGGCACTCCATCCACCAGCCACCAGCACCCGGCCAGCCGTCGTCGGCGCCAACTGCAGGATAGCCTGCAGTAGCGAGCTCTTGCCGGCGCCCGTCCACGCCGAGCTCGCCTCAACTGCCATGCATGCCATGCTGCAGGAGCCTCACTACTCCCTGTACCTTAGCGCGTGTAGCTGTAGTGTATGGACTGGCACGCCATCCACCAGCACCCGTCCAGCCGTCGTCGGCGCCAGCTGCAGGATAGCCTGCAGTAGCGAGCTCTTGCCGGCGCCGGTGCGGCCGACCACGCCGAGCTTCTCTCCCGGGTAACTCGAGAACGTGACGCCGCGTAACGCCGCGCCCCGACCGTTTTGACTGCAATACATGTTTTCGCAATTTTAAAACGATAAACTAAGCTAACAATATATCATAATATAACGATTTAATGGATTCTACAAACATTCAGGAAGATGAAGTATAGTCTTACTCGTCTTTATGAGGTTtttacaaaaagaaagaaaCGGCTGCAAACGGTGCCATTATAAGCTTCGATTGTATTTAAGCATTTACGAGTATTACCTGTAATTAAGATGAACATCTTCGAAGCTTATTACGCCCTGCGAGGGCCAGCCGTACGGAGGCGGCTCGCCGTCAATTTTTTCACTCTCCACCTGTAggaaatattaaattttgtgTTCCTTCACTTCATATAGACATTTTGCTTTACGGTGTTAGTCTATGTGTATTTATGTTTTGTTAGGATTCTTTTCCTAGTTTGGGCGCACGTAATACTGCACGTAATATAAGTAAACGCATAAATGTAACATtagcaataaggtttttttcaGTAAATTCACACAAAATTCAAAGTTATCCGATTACCTGCGTGATGTATTCGCCGACGCGCTCGACAGCGATCATCTCCCGCTCGGTCTCGGTGAAAGAGTTTAGTACGTTGCTGAGCATTGACGTCATAGACAGCGCGTAGGAGATCGCCAGACCCACCAGACCTAAACGGAACATAACAAGTTAGAAACAAAATACAGACTTAAAAAGCTGCAGAGTCAGAATCAGAATGTTTACCCGTGATGTAAAATTTCACGAAACGTTACAGGGTTATTCAAACAGTAGGTATTCATCAGATAATGGCAGAGTCACGTGTTGTCACGCTACAACTAGTTCCTTGCTACGCTGTACCAGCTGCCACTGGCAAGGTTAAAGATCATACGACTGAGGTATAAAGCCTGAGTAACGCACTGCAAGACAACCCGCAACGCTCTAGTAGCCGCACCCGCGCCGACACAACCTACtacactaaggcccacttgcaccaaccacttctCAGGGTTAGCGggttgtcatctgtcaaattccatataaaatggtgggttaaccctccattttagttggtgcaagtggccctaacaaGGCCATACCTGGGTCTAGAGCGTGAGTAGTGCGCTGCACGGCTGCCAACAACGCAGCAGCGGCCACACACGCGCCGGCGCAAGCTTGAAGCCTCAGGCCTAGCCACTGGGCCGTGGCGGCGCCACAGAGTGCCGCTCGTTGCCACGCCTCCACCAGTTCCTCGCCGCGGTCGGACCAGCGCGGACTGGCGCCTAGCGCGCGAATTGTTGATAAACCTGGATTCATTTtagaaaattatttattcagaGGCCATATTCTTAAATCCACAACGCAAGCTTCGTTAGCTGAATACAAACTCCGTTATTAGCTACAAGCTTCGTCAAAAAGTAAAACAATggaaaatccgcaacatgcATCGTCAAAAGTAgactaaactaaacctaaaagtacatactctaaaaaaaaacacaagaacTCAAAAACACTCTGCTAGTCGCGGGCTGCAAGCTGCAAGTACCTAAGGTCCGAGTGCTGGTTTCTAACCAAATATGTTCTGAATGCGAGTTAGGGTCATCTTGGTAAGCCCATTGATAGCCAGCGAAATTTACAAACTGTTGGTCACCACAATTTTTGTAGCTTCCACATAAAAAACTCAACTTTAACTTTTACTGcatcatttatttcataataaaaataaaaaatacatttaatccGCCTACATATCTTTCTCCATTTTTCTTTCTTCTATTTTCTATTGTTTTGTAAACCATAAACAAGTTATAGACTTTTTACTTTAACCTTTCACatacaaaaagttttaatacaaattaaacttgTGTTCTGTTCTGAACACAAACTACCTTAGAAATATAATTTGTAGAGTAACTTGTACCTTCTAGTGTATCGTTGAAGTGTGCGTACACGGGTGACAGAGTAACGCTCTGCAGTCTCTTGAGTTGTCGCGATGTGACGCGGTATAATCGCTGCAAGCGGTAGTAGATGAACGCCACGGGCAGAACGCCCGCCAGTAACCAGGGAAGCCCGTATACTGTCACTGCCACCGCCCCTGAGTAGAGAAACAGTTAATAATGAACTTTAAAGCAAAGCTAACAGtagagtttattttattttacattatattCATTCATgtttaaaactttttaaaaggGTTCATTATGAAACTCTAggcttagggccggttgcatcaaaccgtctgtcaccgttaatattttattgtatgggaagttctctagacgtctgctgcgtgacgatgatgtgtctgtcaaatgtggttgatgcaactggcccttagtctatTCTAGgtagggctgccatctcgaattttgccaaacccggacaaagatacaaaaaaacccggacatttggcgtaaatcgcattttttccccggacgagtcagaatttatatttatttacttttcatTTCACACCATGTGtaatttgggcattttcgcgagaagacacactgtttttcctactcaaaatCACGAGGCCTTTCGATCTAGGAAAAAAACCGGAGACAAAAAAGTGGTCACAAAATTGTCTATTATTTTGCGTACTTTctactttgtaaccgctgtaaaaagtgtttgaaaaatggtaaaggagtggaaaaattaaatttgggacgcttttttttactcgtaggatcgaaagggctcgtgattctgagtaggaaaaacattaaatttacctcttttacaaaaaaagtttttgaatcttttttcgcgaaaatgcccaattgcaataaacaataacaaaaacaaaacaatttttcttacaaaaaaattaaatttgtcttTTTTTAGGTTAAATTTGTCTTTTTTTACTAAGTTACTAGGTTAAAtgggggtatcgttagaaagagctcaaattgcacataattatcaaaactatttcttataattttttttacagaaaaaaaaagaattttgaaggaaaatgttaaaaaataccGCTCTCaacgaaaaattgtgaaaattttacgaaacattggcTTTATGCTAAAAATTACAGGAAAAAATAAATTGGGTGTGTATCTTAGAAACTGTTTTTTAattgacaaaaaacttttcaatttcaACTTTTAATTTTACCACCCTTGCATATACATGTTATACTTCCATatcatatttcaaaattatacgagattttacctaaaacattatctttcaaataaagtaaaaattgtcgaaatcggttaacattataaagaattatccctgaaaaaccatcgTATAATACAGGTCGCGTAAATTagagaattcaccgagagatggcactataatattatacacaataatgctcattagttaGTTACGTGGTTACGtgaaaagtgtccgggttttccccggacacttcttgactccccgcccggacggcccccggacggcctccaaactaggacaaatccggggaaacccggacggatggcagccctaaTTCTAGGCATAGTTGGCCATGGTGAGAGAATCTCTTGCACGAGATAGTGCCTGCCTTTTTCTGGCTGTATTGATTAAAGATGCTtgaattgtcagtcactttgcaAAATTCATTTGTGTGAATATCGCCCTAGACTCACATGTGACAAAAGTTCTCAGTAAACAGTTTCAAAGACGGCGttatataacactttaaattaAGAGAAAAAGGTAAATAACAAAATCTCTAATGAGATTTTGCAACGAATTGCAAAAATACGGTATCTTATTTCTGCAATAAAtagatttaaaattaaactttattttttatatagattttgACTTCtcttcttagaacaaattaaattattctcatttgaaaatattttaatttgtattttttaagtagtaacactactattatactataaacattaaataaaataataagattTTGACTTACCTACTAAACCGAAAACTTGCGCTAAAAATATGTTCATAATGAATGGCAGCGAATCGTCAACTGTATACGTGTCAGATGAGAAGCGGTTGAGAATCCGACCCGTTGGGGTCACGTCgaagaattttatttttgcctAAAACAACaggataaaaatataaatgacgTAACTACTAATCAGTAAACGAAATCtgacattaaaaataaattgcgaCTTTTAACGTTTTACACATAAAATGATTCtcgtatataaaaataaattaaagcaatacattcAGGTATATAGAAGATGAcctttttaaattatgatttaCTAGTAGGTTTCTTACCTTTGTCACGACTCTAAGAAGGATCTTATGTATCCTAGTGGCCGCTTGGACACCACCATACGCAAACAGGAAAGCTCTCAACACCGTAAATAACAAATTCAAGCCCGCTAGTCCAAAATACACTTCCAAATAAAAATCATCGTCATATGCGGGCGTGATGTTAGACGGCGCTTGTAGTCTTACAGTTGTCGTGTTACGGTCCAAGTGGCTGACAAACTGTTGTGACATGTTCATGATAGTGTCAATAACGGTGTCTATAGCGTTAAACCCGTGGTCTAGAGTGGTCGTGTTCTCATGGGTCGTGGTCTCGGTGATGTTGCGCGCCTTGTTGCGCACCCAGAAGGTGAGCCACACGAAGGTGAAGTTCTGCGAGAGCTGCATGAGGACGAGGGACAGGATGATGGCGACGGAGAGGAAGAAACCCACGGAGCGGAGGTACAGCCCGAGCACCCACCAGCCCACTGTGCCTTCTGACATCGCTTCCTGGAATAATAAAGAATATGTATAAACCTACCTCATAACTACTATTTAAATAAGTCTCAGAAATTTACCAACAAAtgatcctggtcacggcaccaaaatgTGAAACTCTTACCAGACATTTTTAACGTACAAAGGGAAATAACCTAACCGATTTTGAACTAGATTTACTAGATTTTCTAGTTGTAAACGAATTCTAATCGTTAGTAACAACAGACTAGTAGCAACTAAGGTATATCGTGGTTGCGTCTTGATTAAGATGCAAGTTTTTATGTAAGTAACTCTCAAGTTTTCACTTGAGTAATCATTagcaaataacaaaaacaatgACAGAAAAATCTAGTTTTAGATGCGTAGGATAATTAATAGAACTTACATCTTCATCCAAGCTATTCCGACTGACGCTGTCTTGATTGTCCGATGCAGGCTCGATAGCTTTCGGGGGCTCCTCTTCGAACGCGTCTGAGTCGCTCGGAAGGAACTCCTCGATCTCACTTAGGACCGCTTCAGGGGGTCCtgataaaacaacaaaatttGTTATCAtgttcaataaattattttacggttttaattattttatcatacaCCTAGTATTCGTAACGTCAAAGAGGGATAGGTGTACAGGGaattttaaaaaaacatttttataacgaACTCTGTATTGAACTTAGAATTCTTTCGGCAAAGAGTGTTTACAATTCAGCACGCGAAAAGGATGCGAGTGGGTAGAAAGCTGGAGGCTTGTGGTTAAGCCAATAACAGACCCTGCTCGGATAATGTACTCGCCCAATGCTTGTATGAGGCCATCATTTATAAATTGTACAATCAAAGTGCGCCAATAACACGCAAATATGAGCGCTGATACCGATACAAAGTATTCTCGTAGTTCATCAGGCCCAGCACGCTGCGCAGTCAGTTGAGTTAGGTGCACGTCCGCGGTAAAACATATCTTCTATTAAGTGCACTGTACATGCCTACATGGCGACCCTGTCATAATAACTTACCTAACGCTTGTATACGGCCGTCATGTATTAGCACCGTTCGTGAGCAGCGGGCGAGTATGCGTGGCGATGGTGAGACCAGTATTCGTGTTGTTCGtttcagcaggcctagcacgcAGCGCTGCATTATGTGCTGAGCTACGCGCGTGTCCACGCCGGAGAATATATCGTCTAGTAGGTACACTGTAACAATGAATATACAGGTTTAATGACAAATTAAAAATGTGTCATTTTTCAATAATCTTACTTACGCGAAATAGatgacccaaaaaggatctggCATCCGACACAGGTGATCGCCATTTCGCCCTATCCTGTCACGTCACGTCTATTGGGTATTCCGAGCGCAGACAGGCAGGTTCCAAACTCTAAATATACTTAATGCTAAATAAAATTCGTTTCATATGCTAGAAATTACTTACTACTTTAGAATATTCTGAATTAAACGTcaaatttttacaaaaatataaccAATGTagtttaacccccttattcataaacgtgatCGAGGAGTTAGTGGCCGAACGAAAggcgaaacgaaagcccacagacttcgctggttcggtcacttacttagaatgggaaacgatcggggtgtcaagagagcgttcttgggtcgactggctggtggccgtccggccgcggcgggtcgacccaggtatcggtgggaggacagtgtggtggcggatctgcgtcggcttcaagtcagtgactggcaagaggctgcgcgggatcgggacaggtggcgatctctcgtttcggaggccaagattcactttggatcactgagccaaaatagtgaCTTAGTTAAttagttattcataaacgtactctaaagttatcaagccgataacgttcgtttgtccctttctatcacgccaatacgtcggaaagggacaaacaaactttatcggcttgataactttagaatacgtttatgaataagggggtaaggcTTTGTCAAAGCAAAGTTGGTGAGCAGTTAGCTTAGACTGACATTAGTGTTACCTTGCTTGTCCTGATAAACCGCACGCGCCAGCGCAATGCGTGCACGCTGGCCGCCGCTGAGCGTGCAACCGCCTTCGCCCACGTGCGCGCCCCAGCCCAACACGTTTAGGTCCTCTGTTAGCATAAATAATGGTTGATTATTACCAAAGACGATCAAGTAttctagagagttactgtcaaagtaaaatgtgtaatcacagtgcatagactgccatctctcgacacaagcttaaaacttttaaacctcagttttgacaatttggcccatattcttagcttgatatgtgttaaaatgtcaaatattaatattagcatcatctagccgagcgttccccaaaggtgtaacgccatctagtccACCGTATCTATTTCTTTATggctctgaggtacgtttttttcttagagtgtagctgtctatacggagttacatatgtctttgttatTACTGAAAGTGGCACCCGTTTTATTTGTAACTCGATCATCTAAAGGTGtgattttcagtacatatggagGTCTTACACAACCCCAGTATAATCTTCTCTGGGGTTGAGTTGAGGTGAAGCTAACAGACTCTAGTTAAAGACACTAACATTGGGAAGTTTCGCGGACCAAGAACTCATAACTTTTTTGCTTACCAGTAAGAGCACAAGCTTCTACAACAGTCTGGAATTTGGTTTCATCATATGGCTTCCCGAATAAAATGTTATCTCTTATTGTTCCCCGTATTAGCCACGGCTTCTGAGATACGTAGCCGAAACCTAAAAAGTTAAATAATAATCAGCCAAATATACTTTTGGCTATACTCCGTTTTTTTAAGATTAGAGTAATAACGGTCGATTTTGCCTAAGTTTCATAGAATAGTTCAGTCATCtctagaaaatataaataagatgACTTGGAAATAAGTTGTTCATGTTATGGGTAAAAAGAAAAGAGTCAAATAGCATTTAACTTCATTTCCAAAAAATCGCACGACAACAAAACACGACTTttct
This genomic window from Leguminivora glycinivorella isolate SPB_JAAS2020 chromosome 1, LegGlyc_1.1, whole genome shotgun sequence contains:
- the LOC125227083 gene encoding ATP-binding cassette sub-family C member 10-like; this translates as MFWDIPWRWEDMCGPAGLQPWDHATKDMGLCFQQLFLQIPLYFIIAVVSGYYIGYRRDWVIREKLQERAIVIRSFVVLTLVFIPIVELYVFITRVDFVLLPVDYFVAGASCLSWLVHFGYVLSLKHRLGSSSRGPSLQLFLWGLTVVLNVIALHSSVILGGPVAFYIATLCCHAVYFITLIPSSESRPTYYSACLVGSQHAHNEYTPLLPHMDEGVLGTAMQGNGCISQLLFLWVNPLLKKGFDKKLQDPEELFDIPAKYRCTYVGAKMDRALIGNVDNYQQYAEIPHEPFISSGYGALGESAPQSSTPVTPTSRVPLRRRRQNVTLLRALHSCFAYQFYSIGVLKLVSDMAGFAGPMLLNRLVAFVEDESIDQHYGYIYAAGLMASALISTLFNVHFNWLMSLIGLKMRGAIVATILRKTLSVTSTELNKSFSVGEITNFMSTDTDRIVNSCPSFHALWSIPLQLFITLFLLYQQVGVSFLAGVAFSVLLIPVNKLIANKIGQLSTELMKHKDSRVTLISDLLRGIRTVKVHVWEDYFINRVTESRTLELKYLRWRKYLDAICVVLWATTPVLVCALTLGVHALRGQPLDAPTVFTTVALINMLIAPLNAFPWVLNGLTEAWVSIKRIQKLLDLPDMDPERYYDKLNTNRNEDNMFMINNATFSWAKPPERRAPQPSRRSKGKAKKKSKRNIQASDSSNEVSEVVAHEPFMLHDISLEIERGELIGVTGSVGSGKTSLLHAIMGDMVKKSGDIQIPESLSSFGYVSQKPWLIRGTIRDNILFGKPYDETKFQTVVEACALTEDLNVLGWGAHVGEGGCTLSGGQRARIALARAVYQDKQVYLLDDIFSGVDTRVAQHIMQRCVLGLLKRTTRILVSPSPRILARCSRTVLIHDGRIQALGPPEAVLSEIEEFLPSDSDAFEEEPPKAIEPASDNQDSVSRNSLDEDEAMSEGTVGWWVLGLYLRSVGFFLSVAIILSLVLMQLSQNFTFVWLTFWVRNKARNITETTTHENTTTLDHGFNAIDTVIDTIMNMSQQFVSHLDRNTTTVRLQAPSNITPAYDDDFYLEVYFGLAGLNLLFTVLRAFLFAYGGVQAATRIHKILLRVVTKAKIKFFDVTPTGRILNRFSSDTYTVDDSLPFIMNIFLAQVFGLVGAVAVTVYGLPWLLAGVLPVAFIYYRLQRLYRVTSRQLKRLQSVTLSPVYAHFNDTLEGLSTIRALGASPRWSDRGEELVEAWQRAALCGAATAQWLGLRLQACAGACVAAAALLAAVQRTTHALDPGLVGLAISYALSMTSMLSNVLNSFTETEREMIAVERVGEYITQVESEKIDGEPPPYGWPSQGVISFEDVHLNYSQNGRGAALRGVTFSSYPGEKLGVVGRTGAGKSSLLQAILQLAPTTAGRVLVDGVPVHTLQLHALRSRIGMIPQEPFIFTGTVRENVDPLRQHSDTEIWRALERCGAEETLRAKGGLTASASELSRGVAQLLCVTRALLQRAKIVLIDEATANLDQETERLILSTIRSAFGGATVLLVAHRVVGVLECSRVLVLGGGRLLEFDTPAELLADPTSQLYALVHAHDQ